The following proteins are encoded in a genomic region of Mycobacterium kiyosense:
- a CDS encoding peptidase M13, which produces MRVFVRTAAVPLAAALVFVGCSHKTEQPPKPKVGSWGVDMTQMDTSVRPGNDFFAYAVGSWVKNAKIPADKVCAGVNLDIQNQLNADLRAIVEGAADKHAPAGDIAQQIGDLFASYMDEATLNKNGVEPVRPLLASIDAVNDRVALNGVLVSFNGKTRVDDPFPVSVDIDPNNPTRYLPNIWQGGLSLGDRGYYVNTDPESVELRNKFVAHVARLLGLAGYTDSQQQAERLLALETKLAQVQLPREDARNVDKTNNIMPRADVEQLGQGAPLHDMFEALKLPANIDFRVGMPDVLRQTAQLFATEPLDSWQAYMRYQVLDAYGGDLSTPFADELFDFYGRTMGGAEERAPRVERGVTRVSNGLGDPVGELYVGAHFSQQTRDKARALVENLRKAYSQRIDAASWMAPETKKEAQAKLAALVAKIGYPDHWKFYASVKISAADLIGNDNALAVWSWNDDVSKLPKPIDRTEWDMTPQTNNAYYSPRLNDIVFPAAILQPPNFDPAADPAANYGAIGATIGHEMSHAFDDQGRKSDGTGMQRDWWTPADAERYVRESNKLVAQFNGYEPLPGNHINGAVTLGENTADLAGLRIAYDAYKLSLGGKEAPKIDGLTGDQRFFLAFAASWREICRPESERNQLLSDVHSPAKFRVNGIVRNMDEWYAAFNVQPGDALYLKPEDRVRVW; this is translated from the coding sequence GTGCGCGTGTTCGTACGTACGGCGGCAGTGCCATTGGCTGCCGCTCTGGTGTTCGTCGGCTGCAGCCACAAGACCGAACAGCCGCCCAAACCCAAGGTCGGCAGCTGGGGCGTGGACATGACCCAGATGGACACCTCGGTGCGGCCCGGCAACGACTTCTTCGCCTATGCCGTCGGCTCCTGGGTGAAGAACGCGAAGATCCCCGCCGACAAAGTGTGCGCGGGCGTCAATCTCGACATCCAGAACCAGCTCAACGCCGACCTGCGGGCCATCGTCGAGGGCGCCGCCGACAAACACGCACCCGCCGGCGACATCGCCCAACAGATCGGCGATCTGTTCGCGTCCTACATGGACGAGGCGACGCTGAACAAGAACGGCGTCGAGCCGGTGCGGCCGCTGCTGGCGTCGATCGACGCCGTCAACGACCGGGTCGCGCTCAACGGGGTGCTGGTGTCGTTCAACGGCAAGACCCGGGTGGACGACCCGTTCCCGGTGTCGGTGGACATCGACCCGAACAACCCGACCCGCTACCTGCCCAATATCTGGCAGGGCGGCCTGTCGCTCGGCGACCGCGGCTACTACGTGAATACCGACCCGGAGTCGGTCGAGCTGCGCAACAAATTCGTCGCTCACGTCGCGCGGCTGCTCGGCCTGGCCGGCTACACCGATTCCCAACAGCAGGCCGAACGGCTGCTGGCGCTGGAAACCAAGCTGGCCCAAGTGCAGCTGCCCCGCGAGGATGCGCGCAACGTCGACAAGACGAACAACATCATGCCGCGCGCCGACGTCGAGCAGCTCGGCCAGGGCGCGCCCCTGCACGACATGTTCGAGGCCCTGAAACTGCCGGCGAACATCGATTTCCGGGTCGGCATGCCCGACGTATTGCGGCAGACCGCACAGCTTTTCGCCACCGAGCCGCTGGACTCGTGGCAGGCCTACATGCGCTACCAGGTTCTCGACGCCTACGGCGGCGACCTGTCGACACCGTTCGCCGACGAGCTGTTCGACTTCTACGGACGAACGATGGGCGGCGCGGAGGAACGCGCCCCACGCGTCGAGCGTGGAGTCACCCGGGTGAGCAACGGACTCGGTGACCCGGTCGGCGAACTCTACGTCGGCGCGCACTTCAGTCAGCAGACTCGCGACAAGGCGCGGGCGCTGGTGGAGAATCTGCGCAAGGCATACAGCCAGCGCATCGACGCCGCGTCGTGGATGGCGCCGGAAACCAAGAAGGAAGCCCAGGCCAAGCTCGCCGCCCTGGTCGCCAAGATCGGCTATCCCGACCACTGGAAGTTTTACGCGTCGGTCAAGATCAGCGCGGCCGACCTGATCGGCAACGACAACGCCCTCGCGGTGTGGTCGTGGAACGACGACGTCAGTAAGCTGCCCAAGCCCATCGACCGCACCGAATGGGACATGACGCCGCAGACCAACAACGCCTACTACTCGCCGCGGCTCAACGACATCGTGTTCCCCGCGGCGATCCTGCAGCCGCCCAACTTCGATCCCGCCGCTGATCCCGCGGCGAACTACGGGGCCATCGGCGCCACCATCGGGCACGAGATGAGCCACGCGTTCGACGACCAGGGTCGCAAGAGCGACGGCACCGGCATGCAGCGCGACTGGTGGACCCCCGCCGACGCCGAACGCTACGTGCGGGAGTCGAACAAGCTCGTCGCGCAGTTCAACGGGTACGAGCCGCTGCCGGGCAACCACATCAACGGGGCGGTCACGCTCGGGGAGAACACCGCCGACCTGGCCGGGCTGCGCATCGCCTACGACGCCTACAAGCTGTCACTCGGCGGCAAGGAGGCCCCGAAGATCGACGGCCTCACCGGTGACCAGCGGTTCTTCCTGGCCTTCGCGGCGAGCTGGCGGGAGATCTGCCGTCCGGAGAGCGAACGAAACCAACTGCTGTCGGACGTGCACAGCCCCGCGAAGTTCCGGGTCAACGGAATCGTCCGCAACATGGACGAGTGGTACGCGGCGTTCAACGTCCAGCCCGGCGACGCTCTGTACCTCAAGCCCGAGGACCGCGTCCGGGTCTGGTGA
- a CDS encoding twitching motility protein PilT produces the protein MLLLDSQALLWLLDDNPRLGPEARRAIASAQGVHVSAATVWELTIKAMLGKISVPAELSAALTGQGLVLLNITAEHAEAIRDYPELARHDPFDRLLVAQAERTGLRLLTADSVLLGLRREFILDATR, from the coding sequence ATGCTGCTTCTTGACAGCCAGGCGCTGCTGTGGCTGCTCGATGACAACCCGCGGCTTGGACCGGAGGCACGGAGGGCGATCGCTTCGGCGCAAGGTGTGCATGTATCCGCGGCCACTGTGTGGGAATTGACCATCAAGGCGATGCTCGGCAAGATCTCTGTCCCGGCGGAGTTGTCCGCAGCCCTGACAGGTCAAGGTCTGGTGTTGCTAAACATCACAGCCGAGCACGCCGAAGCAATCCGCGACTATCCGGAGTTGGCCCGGCACGACCCGTTCGATCGGCTCCTCGTCGCCCAAGCCGAGCGGACCGGATTGCGCCTGCTCACTGCCGACAGCGTGCTGCTCGGTCTTCGCCGGGAGTTCATCCTGGACGCCACAAGATAA
- a CDS encoding universal stress protein, with product MVQPSRRAVVVGVDGSPDALAAVRWAANDAALRNSPLTLVHVVNAPLTWAQLPAPAGLRRWQDKRAHDFIDTAIAVAEQRSGELRIDTKVVCAATVPTLVELSKGAEMVVVGYRGHGGVLVRNFLGSVSSGLVYHAHCPVAVVHDGEPMVADPARAPVLVGIDGSSASETATAIAFDEASRRGVGLVALHAWTDLRVSDFKEVFSNVNWDAKLSEEEETLAERLAGWQERYPEVDVRRRIEIGDPASPLIEAAKRAQLVVVGSHGRGGFAGMLLGSVGAAVVDRARVPVIVARPA from the coding sequence ATGGTGCAGCCGTCACGTCGTGCGGTTGTGGTAGGCGTCGACGGTTCGCCAGACGCGCTGGCCGCCGTCCGCTGGGCGGCAAACGACGCCGCGCTGCGCAACAGCCCCCTGACCTTGGTCCATGTCGTCAACGCCCCGCTGACCTGGGCGCAGCTTCCCGCGCCCGCCGGTCTGCGGCGCTGGCAGGACAAGCGGGCGCACGATTTCATCGACACGGCGATCGCAGTCGCCGAACAGCGCTCTGGTGAGCTGCGGATCGACACCAAGGTGGTCTGTGCGGCCACCGTGCCGACGCTGGTCGAGCTCTCCAAGGGCGCGGAGATGGTCGTGGTGGGCTACCGAGGACACGGCGGCGTGCTGGTCCGCAACTTCCTCGGCTCGGTGAGTTCTGGGCTGGTCTATCACGCGCATTGTCCGGTCGCGGTGGTACACGACGGGGAACCGATGGTCGCCGATCCCGCCCGGGCGCCGGTGCTGGTGGGCATCGACGGCTCCTCGGCGTCCGAAACGGCAACCGCGATTGCATTCGACGAAGCATCGCGACGAGGTGTCGGTTTGGTAGCCCTGCACGCGTGGACGGATCTGCGCGTGTCCGACTTCAAAGAGGTGTTCTCCAACGTCAACTGGGACGCCAAGCTATCCGAAGAGGAGGAGACGCTCGCCGAGCGGCTGGCGGGCTGGCAGGAACGGTATCCCGAGGTGGACGTCCGCCGCAGGATCGAGATCGGCGACCCGGCGAGTCCGCTGATCGAGGCAGCCAAACGGGCGCAACTAGTCGTGGTCGGCAGCCACGGTCGGGGCGGGTTCGCGGGCATGCTGTTGGGCTCGGTCGGGGCGGCAGTCGTCGACAGGGCCAGGGTTCCGGTGATCGTCGCCCGTCCGGCCTAG
- a CDS encoding antitoxin, with protein MTVNVNIHEAKTHLSRLLERVAAGERVVISKAGKPVADLVPHQAVDVAFGGLRGQLAYDDSCFDVDPDIQEMFYGPDHRRDAAS; from the coding sequence GTGACGGTGAACGTGAATATCCACGAGGCGAAGACACATCTCTCTCGCCTACTCGAGCGGGTGGCCGCCGGCGAGCGCGTCGTCATCTCGAAGGCCGGCAAGCCGGTGGCGGATCTGGTACCGCATCAAGCGGTCGATGTGGCGTTCGGCGGCTTGCGCGGCCAGCTCGCCTACGACGACTCCTGCTTCGATGTGGACCCTGATATTCAGGAGATGTTCTACGGCCCTGATCACCGCCGCGATGCTGCTTCTTGA